In Massilia violaceinigra, one DNA window encodes the following:
- a CDS encoding biliverdin-producing heme oxygenase has translation MRIATADRHAVLDAGMPLAQPDAGLQHYSDHLHMLRRWLSPLEAWLANYSDGPQGEPGLPAVARVALIDADLADPALHGVHADTRAEDDTVWPIGASAAYRWGVTYVIEGSQLGGAVLYQRLAGPLAPHPLRYLRSGAEGPGPRWRSFMLALREGVKSEGEIADACRGACDAFDRILAMR, from the coding sequence CTGCGCATTGCCACAGCCGACCGCCACGCCGTGCTCGACGCCGGCATGCCGCTGGCCCAGCCGGACGCCGGCTTGCAGCACTACAGCGACCATCTGCACATGTTGCGGCGCTGGTTGTCTCCCTTGGAAGCCTGGCTGGCGAATTACAGCGACGGTCCGCAGGGTGAGCCCGGCTTGCCGGCGGTGGCGCGGGTTGCGCTGATCGACGCCGATCTGGCCGATCCGGCGCTGCATGGGGTGCATGCGGATACGCGGGCCGAGGACGATACGGTGTGGCCGATTGGTGCAAGCGCGGCGTACCGCTGGGGTGTGACGTATGTGATCGAGGGTTCGCAACTGGGCGGGGCGGTGCTGTATCAGCGCCTGGCGGGGCCGCTGGCGCCGCATCCGCTGCGTTATCTGCGCAGTGGCGCGGAGGGGCCGGGTCCGCGCTGGCGCAGCTTCATGCTGGCGCTGCGCGAGGGGGTGAAAAGCGAAGGGGAGATTGCCGATGCGTGCAGGGGAGCGTGCGATGCGTTTGACCGGATTTTGGCGATGAGGTAG
- a CDS encoding phosphodiester glycosidase family protein, translated as MKKLLFSLLVCLSAQLCQAADTRFTVVTVDPARQDLRLFLNDETGQPFKGFGRLQDWLRERQQRLVFAVNAGMYHPGFAPVGLHVENGKELAPLNLADGKGNFFLKPNGVFFLTKTGPQVLESTAYAAQAAQVRLATQSGPMLVIDGRIHSRFEADSRSRHVRNGVGVLDGKAIFVISNVPVTLHEFATYFRDTLHCKNALYLDGSISSLFSTELGRADFGPPLGPILGVVEPATP; from the coding sequence ATGAAAAAGCTCCTGTTCTCCCTGCTTGTATGTCTGTCTGCCCAGCTGTGCCAGGCGGCCGATACCCGTTTCACGGTGGTGACGGTCGATCCGGCGCGCCAGGACCTGCGCCTGTTTCTTAATGACGAGACCGGCCAGCCTTTCAAGGGCTTCGGCCGCCTGCAGGATTGGCTGCGGGAGCGCCAGCAGCGGCTGGTATTTGCCGTCAACGCCGGCATGTACCATCCCGGTTTCGCGCCGGTGGGCTTGCATGTGGAAAATGGCAAGGAACTGGCGCCGCTGAACCTGGCCGATGGCAAGGGCAATTTTTTCCTCAAGCCGAATGGCGTTTTCTTTTTGACCAAAACCGGGCCCCAGGTGCTCGAATCGACGGCCTACGCGGCGCAGGCCGCGCAGGTGCGCCTGGCGACCCAGTCCGGTCCGATGCTGGTGATCGACGGCAGGATTCATTCGCGCTTCGAGGCGGACTCACGCTCGCGCCACGTGCGCAACGGCGTCGGCGTACTCGATGGCAAGGCGATTTTTGTGATCAGCAACGTGCCGGTCACCTTGCACGAATTCGCCACCTACTTCCGCGATACGCTCCATTGCAAGAACGCCCTGTACCTGGACGGCTCGATCTCGAGCCTGTTCTCGACCGAACTGGGGCGCGCCGACTTCGGCCCGCCGCTGGGACCGATCCTGGGCGTGGTGGAGCCGGCCACGCCTTGA
- a CDS encoding response regulator has translation MHLLLIEDDLDFGRALQGALRTEGISSEWLRRASDAPQGFHDTAFNCVLLDLSLPDGCGFDLLARWRRAASTVPVIVMTARSGLQDRLTGLDGGADDFIVKPFATEELISRIRAVLRRYARQASEQWAIGALTIEPRRYLARLGGQALNLSPREFQLLLELAREPGAVVAKGALSQRLDPLGEPVDFATIEVHISNLRRKIGAERIHTARGIGYVLVP, from the coding sequence ATGCACCTACTCCTCATTGAAGATGACCTCGATTTCGGGCGCGCCTTGCAAGGCGCCCTGAGGACGGAAGGCATCAGCAGCGAATGGCTGCGCCGCGCCAGCGACGCACCGCAGGGTTTTCACGACACGGCATTTAACTGCGTGCTGCTCGACCTGTCGCTGCCCGACGGCTGCGGTTTCGACTTGCTGGCGCGCTGGCGGCGAGCCGCGAGCACGGTGCCTGTGATCGTGATGACGGCGCGCTCCGGGCTCCAGGACCGGCTCACTGGGCTGGACGGTGGCGCTGACGATTTCATCGTGAAGCCGTTCGCGACCGAGGAACTGATTTCGCGCATTCGCGCGGTATTGCGGCGTTATGCCCGCCAGGCCAGCGAGCAATGGGCTATCGGCGCGTTGACCATCGAACCGCGCCGTTATCTGGCGCGGCTCGGCGGTCAAGCACTCAATTTGTCGCCGCGTGAATTCCAGTTATTGCTGGAGCTGGCGCGTGAACCTGGTGCGGTTGTCGCCAAGGGCGCCCTGTCGCAACGACTCGATCCGCTCGGTGAACCAGTCGATTTCGCCACGATCGAAGTCCACATTTCCAATTTGCGCCGCAAAATCGGGGCCGAACGCATTCACACCGCGCGCGGCATCGGCTACGTGCTTGTGCCATGA
- a CDS encoding ATP-binding protein, protein MAALGMAFLLVWCMLLGYEYIQFQQDADQNSGVQKVGTALYAALARLERPDQVQTAVATTAIWLNQVRHDANKLPDDLVFELRDRKGHLVYSSNTAVSRPLAALVPAAGQAGAAAYWIYQRDAADWSLRIAEPKPRRSATLGGLGRGLIPYLLISLPCVVLPLWLAVHQGLRPLRLLAERIAARQRDDLSPIGMDPKYRELRPLVAAFEELLARLRSKAQRERAFIQDAAHELRTPMAVISTQAHVIARAANPAERQRAQDNLNLAIARASHLTRQLLELATLDDMEPGKCETVDAADVVRQLLAQQMPNVLARRMDLSLDAPDTLNWSVEVAAFQSIVTNLLDNSLRYVPVGGCVLVRLRNEDTALILSFSDDGPGIPEDQREHIFERFYRGRGHDTPGSGLGLAIVRQAAARAGGSVRMIPGLRGMGCGFEVRLRSFRQAVT, encoded by the coding sequence ATGGCCGCTCTCGGCATGGCGTTTCTTTTGGTGTGGTGCATGCTGCTCGGGTATGAATACATCCAGTTCCAGCAAGACGCGGACCAGAATTCAGGCGTGCAAAAAGTCGGAACGGCCTTGTATGCGGCGCTGGCTCGGCTGGAGCGGCCGGACCAGGTTCAAACGGCCGTCGCCACCACGGCGATCTGGCTCAATCAAGTGCGTCACGACGCGAACAAATTGCCAGACGATCTGGTGTTCGAGCTACGGGACCGCAAGGGCCACCTGGTCTATTCGTCGAACACGGCGGTCAGTCGCCCCCTTGCAGCGTTGGTGCCGGCAGCGGGCCAGGCCGGCGCCGCCGCTTACTGGATATACCAGCGTGACGCGGCCGACTGGTCGCTACGCATCGCCGAACCCAAGCCGCGACGTTCGGCCACCCTGGGCGGCCTGGGACGCGGCCTCATTCCCTATCTGCTCATTTCCCTGCCCTGCGTCGTGCTGCCCTTGTGGCTCGCCGTGCATCAGGGGTTGCGGCCGTTACGGCTGCTTGCCGAACGCATCGCTGCCCGCCAGCGTGACGACCTGTCGCCAATCGGGATGGATCCGAAATATAGGGAATTGAGGCCGCTGGTGGCGGCATTCGAAGAACTGCTTGCCAGGTTGCGCAGCAAAGCGCAGCGCGAACGCGCGTTCATCCAGGATGCGGCGCACGAATTGCGTACCCCGATGGCGGTGATATCGACGCAAGCGCATGTCATTGCGCGGGCGGCAAATCCAGCCGAACGCCAGCGAGCGCAAGACAATCTCAATCTGGCCATTGCGCGCGCATCGCACCTGACCCGGCAGTTGCTTGAGCTTGCAACGCTGGATGACATGGAGCCTGGCAAATGCGAAACCGTCGATGCCGCGGACGTCGTGCGTCAATTATTGGCGCAACAAATGCCCAATGTGCTGGCACGCCGCATGGATCTGTCGCTCGATGCCCCCGACACATTGAACTGGTCTGTGGAAGTCGCCGCTTTTCAATCGATCGTCACCAACTTGCTCGACAACAGCCTGCGCTATGTCCCGGTGGGCGGCTGCGTACTCGTGCGCTTGCGTAACGAAGACACGGCCTTGATATTGTCGTTTTCCGACGACGGCCCCGGCATTCCGGAAGATCAGCGCGAGCACATCTTCGAGCGCTTTTACCGGGGACGCGGACACGATACCCCCGGTTCGGGGCTGGGCCTGGCGATCGTCAGGCAAGCCGCCGCGCGAGCGGGCGGCAGCGTGCGGATGATCCCTGGCCTGCGTGGGATGGGATGCGGTTTCGAGGTGCGCCTGCGGTCATTTCGGCAGGCCGTGACGTAA
- a CDS encoding DUF3422 family protein, translated as MSISHATFNHALRIPLAAEVHSRPSLRLNGPETLTHLAVYAREEGDADAHQLACQNLLLAGLCRHFGVAPPHPEARYFFHDFGNFRLQWESHTEFSTYTFAEQRAEPVAAEQAFEQVPLRHVPDEWLLSLEGKVMAATHVTLQQVSASLTEMRHVFAGNLLVGCDSQNFAKVWTDFAIAPDGFGRVVIQDLGMQYQQAGRLVQRVLEIETYRMMALLGLPQAQLAAPVLNGIEADLARLSAGMTDAGDAHAVSDASDAPDDERELLHKITVLAARMEKLALENSYRFAASKAYYRLVQARIEELREARIPGVPTIREFMDRRLAPAMNTCESTVRRQEALAERIGRTNDLLRTRVGIVQERQNRRILESLNARAAQQLRLQQAVEGLSVVAISYYSIGLIAYAGKAMKAAGVPINPDMVTGAAMPVMLAVVWLGLRRMHHHVSR; from the coding sequence ATGTCGATTTCCCATGCCACTTTCAACCACGCCCTGCGCATACCGCTGGCGGCCGAAGTCCACTCGCGCCCGTCGCTGCGCCTGAACGGCCCCGAAACGCTGACCCATCTGGCGGTCTATGCGCGCGAGGAGGGCGATGCCGATGCGCATCAGCTGGCATGCCAGAACCTGTTGCTTGCCGGCCTGTGCCGTCACTTCGGGGTGGCGCCGCCGCATCCGGAAGCGCGCTATTTCTTCCACGATTTCGGCAATTTCCGCCTGCAATGGGAATCGCACACCGAGTTTTCCACCTACACGTTCGCCGAGCAGCGGGCCGAGCCGGTCGCGGCCGAGCAGGCGTTCGAGCAGGTGCCGCTGCGCCATGTTCCCGATGAGTGGCTGCTGAGCCTCGAAGGCAAGGTGATGGCCGCCACCCACGTGACCTTGCAGCAGGTCAGCGCCTCGCTGACCGAAATGCGCCATGTGTTCGCCGGCAATCTGCTGGTCGGCTGCGACAGCCAGAATTTCGCCAAGGTCTGGACCGATTTCGCGATCGCGCCCGACGGTTTTGGCAGGGTGGTGATCCAGGACCTGGGCATGCAGTACCAGCAGGCCGGGCGCCTGGTGCAGCGGGTGCTGGAAATCGAAACCTACCGCATGATGGCGCTGCTCGGCTTGCCGCAAGCGCAGCTGGCCGCGCCCGTGCTCAACGGCATCGAGGCGGACCTGGCGCGTTTGTCGGCCGGCATGACCGATGCCGGCGACGCCCACGCGGTATCCGACGCCTCCGATGCGCCCGACGACGAGCGCGAGTTGCTGCATAAAATCACGGTGCTGGCGGCGCGCATGGAAAAGCTGGCGCTGGAAAACAGTTACCGCTTCGCCGCCTCAAAAGCGTATTACCGGCTGGTGCAGGCGCGCATCGAGGAGTTGCGCGAAGCCCGCATTCCGGGCGTGCCGACCATTCGCGAATTCATGGACCGGCGCCTGGCCCCGGCCATGAACACGTGCGAATCGACCGTGCGGCGCCAGGAAGCGCTGGCCGAGCGCATCGGCCGTACCAACGACTTGCTGCGCACGCGCGTGGGCATCGTGCAGGAGCGGCAGAACCGGCGCATCCTGGAGTCGCTCAACGCCCGGGCGGCCCAGCAGTTGCGCTTGCAGCAGGCGGTCGAGGGCTTGTCGGTGGTGGCCATTTCCTACTATTCGATCGGGCTGATCGCGTATGCGGGCAAGGCCATGAAGGCGGCCGGCGTGCCGATCAACCCGGACATGGTGACCGGCGCCGCCATGCCGGTGATGCTCGCCGTTGTCTGGCTGGGGCTGCGCCGCATGCATCACCACGTGAGCCGCTAG
- a CDS encoding alpha/beta hydrolase family protein — MPNAIPSTRFLTLGAALAVLLSGCGGSPASPDRADDTSAGRGALLRHSPTRLLSLDAAGVATQLNKFGTQLLLVAGAPKCGIDFHHVEYNTVGAAGEPTTASAAMLVPTGADPACGGKRPVVLYGHGSSFQRKLNMADITDATNEGAGRIGTPAAMYAAQGYIVIAPNYAGYDTSRLNYHPHHIADQQSKDMIDALGAARTALAGLPHPAGENGKLFITGYSEGGYVAMATHRAMQAAGITVTASAPQSGSYAESLDYEVLGTSGALDDLRAFSLSTQLQLVMQITAWQKAYGNLYTSPSDVYSGTYAGAMETLLPATMALDTLVADNKFPQYFLSQDMPHYTGLTAAQKAYFGTPAQSLMNASYLSRVLADIAAHPCPVTSAVAPLACAPANPMRAAWLKNDLRTWAPSAPMLMCGGNGDPEVSFDHARLTHAYFQAHGSAAQLLDVDSPVTDNDPYARSKNLFAAFRQAVIDSGDDPTTVDNYHGFMANVACEVAARDFFSRF; from the coding sequence ATGCCAAACGCAATTCCATCTACCCGATTCCTGACCCTCGGCGCCGCGCTGGCCGTTCTACTGAGCGGCTGCGGCGGCTCGCCGGCCAGCCCGGACCGGGCCGACGACACATCGGCCGGTCGCGGCGCGCTGCTGCGCCATTCCCCGACGCGCCTGCTGTCGCTGGACGCGGCCGGGGTCGCCACGCAACTGAATAAATTCGGTACCCAATTGCTGCTGGTCGCCGGCGCACCCAAGTGCGGCATCGACTTTCATCATGTCGAGTACAACACGGTCGGCGCGGCGGGCGAACCGACGACAGCCTCCGCCGCCATGCTGGTCCCGACCGGCGCCGATCCGGCATGCGGCGGCAAGCGCCCGGTCGTGTTGTATGGGCATGGCAGTTCGTTCCAGCGCAAGCTGAACATGGCCGACATCACCGATGCGACGAATGAAGGAGCGGGCAGGATCGGCACGCCGGCCGCCATGTATGCCGCACAGGGTTATATTGTCATCGCGCCCAATTACGCCGGTTACGACACCTCGCGTTTGAACTACCACCCGCACCATATCGCCGATCAGCAGTCAAAAGACATGATCGACGCGCTCGGTGCCGCGCGCACGGCGCTTGCGGGGCTGCCGCACCCGGCCGGCGAGAACGGCAAGCTTTTCATCACCGGTTATTCGGAAGGCGGCTATGTCGCGATGGCCACGCACCGCGCCATGCAGGCGGCGGGCATCACGGTGACGGCGTCGGCACCGCAAAGCGGCAGTTACGCGGAGAGCCTGGACTACGAAGTCCTGGGGACCAGCGGCGCCCTCGACGACCTGCGCGCTTTTTCGCTCTCGACCCAGCTCCAGCTCGTGATGCAGATTACCGCGTGGCAGAAAGCGTACGGCAATCTGTATACGTCACCGTCGGACGTCTATTCCGGCACTTACGCCGGTGCGATGGAGACCCTGTTGCCGGCCACCATGGCATTGGATACGCTGGTGGCCGACAACAAATTTCCACAGTATTTCCTGAGTCAGGACATGCCCCATTACACCGGACTGACTGCTGCGCAGAAGGCATACTTCGGCACGCCGGCCCAAAGCCTGATGAACGCCAGCTACCTGAGCCGCGTGCTGGCCGATATCGCCGCCCATCCCTGTCCGGTGACGTCGGCGGTGGCGCCGCTGGCCTGCGCGCCGGCCAATCCGATGCGCGCCGCATGGTTGAAAAACGACTTGCGCACCTGGGCGCCAAGTGCCCCGATGCTGATGTGCGGCGGCAACGGCGATCCTGAAGTCAGTTTCGATCACGCTCGCCTGACGCACGCCTACTTCCAAGCCCACGGCTCCGCGGCGCAGCTGCTCGATGTCGATTCGCCTGTCACCGACAATGATCCCTATGCACGGTCGAAGAACCTGTTTGCGGCATTCAGGCAAGCGGTCATCGATAGCGGCGACGATCCCACGACGGTCGACAATTATCATGGCTTCATGGCGAACGTCGCGTGCGAAGTTGCTGCGCGCGATTTCTTCAGCCGGTTTTAA
- the greB gene encoding transcription elongation factor GreB translates to MNKAFVKESDNDDEEAIALAQAIPVGAKNYITPAGYQRIKDELLQLIDVERPEVVKVVHWAASNGDRSENGDYIYGKRRLRQIDGRIRFLTKRMDSAAVVDPSVQHGNDQIFFGATVTYCNSAGEEHTVTIVGIDELDPLNGKISWVSPVARALTKAREGDLITLQTPLGPDELEVLSVRYPAPAGD, encoded by the coding sequence ATGAATAAAGCATTTGTCAAAGAATCGGATAACGACGACGAGGAAGCCATTGCGCTGGCGCAAGCCATTCCTGTGGGCGCCAAGAATTACATCACGCCGGCCGGCTACCAGCGCATCAAGGATGAGCTGCTGCAGCTGATCGATGTCGAGCGGCCCGAGGTGGTCAAGGTGGTGCACTGGGCGGCCTCGAACGGCGACCGCTCGGAAAACGGCGACTATATCTACGGCAAGCGGCGCCTGCGCCAGATCGACGGCCGCATCCGCTTCCTGACCAAGCGCATGGATTCGGCCGCCGTGGTCGATCCCAGCGTCCAGCATGGCAACGACCAGATTTTTTTCGGCGCCACCGTCACCTACTGCAACAGCGCGGGCGAGGAGCACACCGTCACCATCGTCGGCATCGATGAACTCGATCCGCTGAACGGCAAGATCAGCTGGGTGTCGCCGGTGGCGCGCGCCCTGACCAAGGCCAGGGAAGGCGATCTGATCACCTTGCAGACGCCGCTCGGCCCGGATGAGCTGGAAGTGCTCAGCGTGCGCTACCCGGCCCCAGCCGGCGATTGA
- a CDS encoding TonB-dependent receptor — protein sequence MHDYRLVRHPLSALLLGASALVHADEAAEPLPQVVVAASRVSQLGVADSANAGLVTQQQLAARSVYRPGELLEATPGLIVSQHSGEGKANQFYLRGFNLDHGTDLRTTVDGMLVNQRSHAHGQGWTDLNFLIPELANRLEYRKGPYYADEGDFAAAGALAVRYADTLPEGIASLGLGQNGYRRALLADSPALGKGKLLYALESFHNDGPFTRGDDYNKVNGVLRFSQGDAANGLNLTAMAYRARWNASDQIPRRALADGRLGRFDTVDASDGGSARRYSLSGGWHAASQAGVTKVNASVVANRLELYSNFTYFLDDPVNGDQFSQPDRRVTSAVNAEHRWGSHRVGFQFQNDNIHNGLYDTVARRRRTTTREDHIVETSAAVFYDNSTRWTPMVRSVAGVRVDHYRFDVDSILLENSGRASANRASPTLSLIFGPWRQTELYLNAGTGFHSNDARGTTIRTDPKSGEPTDRVTPLVKARGYEVGLRSEALPGLQSSLSLYRLDFDSELVFVGDAGTTEAGRPSRRSGVEFSNYYKPNDWMSIDADVAFARARFRNADAAGRRIPGAVEGVASLALALDNLGPWFGALQLRYFGPRPLIEDNGVRSRSTTTLNGRIGYKLGKRLKLELEGFNLANRRSSAIDYFYESRLEGEAEPVEDVHFHPTESRSFRLTLSSSF from the coding sequence ATGCACGATTACCGACTTGTACGCCATCCTTTGAGCGCCTTGCTGCTGGGCGCCTCGGCCCTGGTCCACGCCGACGAGGCGGCCGAACCGCTGCCGCAAGTGGTGGTGGCCGCCTCGCGCGTGAGCCAGCTCGGCGTGGCCGATTCCGCCAATGCCGGCCTGGTCACCCAGCAGCAGCTGGCGGCGCGCTCGGTGTACCGTCCCGGCGAACTGCTGGAAGCCACCCCCGGGCTGATCGTCAGCCAGCACAGCGGCGAAGGCAAGGCCAACCAGTTTTACCTGCGCGGCTTTAACCTCGACCACGGCACCGACTTGCGCACCACGGTGGACGGCATGCTGGTCAACCAGCGCAGCCACGCCCACGGGCAGGGCTGGACCGACCTGAACTTCCTGATTCCCGAACTGGCCAACCGCCTCGAATACCGCAAGGGCCCGTACTACGCCGACGAAGGCGACTTCGCCGCCGCCGGCGCGCTGGCGGTACGTTACGCCGACACCCTGCCGGAAGGCATCGCCAGCCTGGGCCTGGGCCAGAACGGCTACCGGCGCGCGCTGCTGGCCGATTCGCCGGCGCTCGGCAAGGGTAAGCTGCTGTACGCGCTGGAATCGTTCCATAACGATGGGCCGTTCACTCGCGGCGACGATTACAACAAGGTCAACGGCGTGCTGCGCTTCAGCCAGGGCGACGCGGCCAATGGCTTGAACCTCACGGCCATGGCCTACCGGGCGCGCTGGAACGCGAGCGACCAGATTCCCCGGCGCGCGCTCGCCGATGGCCGCCTGGGCCGCTTCGACACGGTCGACGCCAGCGACGGCGGCAGCGCGCGCCGCTACAGCCTGTCCGGCGGCTGGCACGCCGCGTCGCAGGCGGGCGTGACGAAGGTGAATGCGTCGGTGGTGGCGAACCGGCTGGAGCTGTACTCGAACTTCACCTATTTTCTGGACGACCCGGTCAACGGCGACCAGTTCAGCCAGCCGGACCGGCGCGTCACCAGCGCCGTGAACGCCGAGCACCGCTGGGGCAGCCACCGGGTCGGCTTCCAGTTCCAGAACGACAATATCCACAACGGCCTGTACGACACCGTGGCGCGCCGGCGCCGTACCACCACGCGCGAGGATCACATCGTCGAAACCAGCGCCGCCGTGTTTTACGACAACAGCACGCGCTGGACGCCCATGGTCCGCTCGGTGGCCGGGGTGCGCGTCGACCACTACCGTTTCGATGTCGACAGCATCCTGCTTGAAAACAGCGGCCGCGCCAGCGCCAACCGCGCGAGTCCCACCCTGAGCCTGATTTTTGGCCCGTGGCGCCAGACCGAGCTGTACCTGAACGCCGGCACCGGCTTTCACAGCAACGATGCGCGCGGCACGACGATCCGCACCGACCCGAAAAGCGGCGAACCGACCGACCGGGTGACGCCGCTGGTCAAGGCGCGCGGCTATGAAGTGGGCCTGCGCAGCGAAGCGCTGCCCGGCTTGCAAAGTTCGCTGTCGCTGTACCGGCTCGATTTCGATTCGGAACTGGTGTTCGTGGGTGACGCGGGGACCACCGAGGCGGGCCGGCCGAGCCGCCGCAGCGGCGTCGAGTTTTCCAATTACTACAAGCCCAACGACTGGATGAGCATCGATGCCGATGTGGCGTTCGCGCGCGCGCGCTTTCGCAATGCCGATGCGGCCGGACGGCGCATTCCCGGCGCGGTCGAAGGCGTGGCCTCGCTGGCACTGGCGCTCGACAATCTCGGTCCGTGGTTCGGGGCGTTGCAGCTGCGCTATTTCGGTCCGCGTCCGCTGATCGAAGACAACGGCGTGCGCTCGCGTTCGACGACCACCTTGAACGGGCGCATCGGCTACAAGCTGGGCAAGCGTCTCAAGCTGGAACTGGAAGGCTTCAATCTCGCCAACCGGCGCAGTTCGGCGATCGACTATTTCTATGAATCGCGCCTGGAAGGGGAGGCCGAGCCGGTCGAGGACGTCCATTTTCACCCGACCGAATCGCGCTCGTTCAGGCTGACGCTGAGTTCATCGTTTTGA